A stretch of Candidatus Methanomethylophilaceae archaeon DNA encodes these proteins:
- a CDS encoding sel1 repeat family protein has translation MPEATFNILGSSIGKDALQCGAEGYEIKGCVIGVNPLFISEGEMEVLNSDKADWVVVDTQYLSCGVESDASAEITALAKYLKKNWRRKIIIICARPSAYLMGENAVYPIPDFMGSSFSDGAAAKLLDEANGYSITLPFDCISRDGKPFHYIPRILEYIRSSIDVITDKYDRNALDSLSAGCSGDIGSILSDTAAGTIALRKAYAEAVSEGNRADACSACVELIERGDVASACVMEQAYKMAVKGKVKLDTRIGWLRRLDSMGMMWAKYSLFNALWKKGTKKSNKEMIELISKPAEEGDGMSCRLLGRAYLNGKGVKADLKQAEKYLRTAVDLKVPLARNDLFDVLWKVGTPESYKEMIEIIEVPASKSEPGALARMGRAYREGKGVPADPNKALDYLKRAASRSKTFVKEYEALKKSS, from the coding sequence ATGCCAGAGGCCACTTTCAATATTCTTGGCAGTTCCATTGGGAAAGATGCTCTGCAGTGCGGCGCAGAGGGTTATGAGATAAAAGGATGTGTCATCGGAGTCAATCCGCTTTTCATTTCTGAAGGGGAAATGGAGGTTCTGAATTCCGATAAGGCAGATTGGGTAGTCGTTGATACCCAATACCTTTCATGCGGGGTCGAATCGGACGCGTCCGCGGAAATAACAGCTTTGGCTAAGTATCTCAAGAAGAATTGGCGCAGAAAGATCATCATAATCTGTGCGCGCCCGTCTGCCTATCTCATGGGCGAGAATGCCGTATATCCGATTCCAGATTTTATGGGATCCAGTTTCTCCGACGGCGCGGCGGCAAAACTGTTGGATGAGGCCAACGGTTATTCTATTACTCTTCCTTTCGATTGCATATCCAGGGATGGGAAGCCGTTCCACTACATCCCTCGCATATTGGAATACATCAGGTCATCTATCGACGTCATCACCGACAAATACGACAGGAATGCCTTGGATTCTCTGTCCGCCGGATGCTCCGGAGATATCGGCTCGATCCTCAGCGATACGGCAGCAGGCACGATAGCCCTCAGGAAAGCGTATGCGGAGGCGGTCTCCGAAGGGAACAGGGCAGATGCATGCTCCGCCTGCGTCGAGCTCATCGAGAGGGGAGATGTCGCATCGGCGTGCGTAATGGAGCAAGCCTATAAGATGGCGGTCAAAGGCAAGGTCAAACTCGACACCCGCATCGGTTGGCTGAGAAGATTGGATTCGATGGGCATGATGTGGGCTAAATACAGCCTTTTCAACGCGCTCTGGAAGAAGGGGACCAAAAAATCAAATAAAGAGATGATAGAGCTCATCTCGAAGCCTGCCGAAGAAGGCGATGGAATGTCCTGCAGATTGCTCGGTCGCGCTTACCTCAATGGAAAGGGCGTGAAAGCGGATCTCAAACAGGCTGAGAAGTACCTCAGGACGGCCGTCGATCTTAAGGTGCCTCTTGCAAGAAACGATCTGTTTGACGTGCTCTGGAAGGTCGGTACTCCCGAGTCTTACAAGGAAATGATTGAGATCATAGAGGTTCCCGCATCCAAATCCGAGCCCGGCGCTCTCGCCCGCATGGGGCGCGCATACCGCGAAGGCAAAGGCGTTCCCGCCGATCCCAATAAAGCGCTCGATTACCTCAAGAGGGCAGCTTCCCGCAGCAAGACATTCGTCAAGGAATACGAGGCCCTTAAGAAATCATCCTGA
- a CDS encoding peptidyl-prolyl cis-trans isomerase, protein MNASHILVKNAKDAESIMARLEKGENFEDLAKRFSKCPSKSKGGNLGWFSRGDMVAEFEKACFEGKTGDIVGPVKTEFGYHIIKIVGQK, encoded by the coding sequence GTGAATGCCTCACACATACTCGTGAAAAACGCAAAAGACGCGGAAAGCATCATGGCCCGTCTGGAAAAAGGCGAGAATTTCGAGGATCTGGCCAAAAGATTCTCCAAATGCCCTTCGAAATCCAAAGGCGGGAACCTGGGATGGTTCAGCCGCGGAGACATGGTGGCGGAGTTCGAGAAGGCGTGCTTCGAAGGAAAGACCGGCGACATCGTCGGGCCTGTGAAAACCGAGTTCGGCTATCATATCATAAAGATAGTCGGCCAGAAATGA
- a CDS encoding methanol--corrinoid methyltransferase — MAVTRYTRMAYDSADDMVFGTAKKPVSYGFGIKIGAGYVIPEVNYAPRPGTEKDPAKLRREYVDYISKDILERAVTAGFPNVQLETEWVSQMNQAKLSAPVVAGQKEICEKYHEEYGLNCAVRQTIPDQREADAGLRPGMDSVHAYPEKLFECADIACENGCDNLSIESVGGKEFADYAVTNGDIVAFLFGVGYLGSIDMTWLWQELSNIAKRNRCIAGGDTNCSGANVSMFMAGGMLDQDVQRTFSAVTRAISSARTLAAWESGAIGPDKDCGYEGPIVKSIAGKPTAQEGKNCQCAHCDLQGNLMAQCCDLWSNESVEYHPEFGGTSVQCWFGSLGYEAALMNTAIQTHQEKTLRDLYMYADRYRGPEGYVLAYDHAYEIGKVIAENGNDLYLRSKAAGMKAVEILLKGYESKELGLTAKQLDTLQDINKKLSALPDDTDKFVDYCVKEYKDVVPNFSMKNYGL; from the coding sequence ATGGCAGTTACTAGATACACAAGAATGGCATACGATAGCGCGGACGACATGGTCTTCGGAACCGCGAAAAAGCCCGTTTCGTACGGCTTCGGAATAAAGATCGGTGCGGGATACGTCATCCCCGAGGTCAACTATGCGCCCAGGCCCGGGACCGAGAAAGACCCTGCCAAGCTCAGAAGAGAGTATGTCGATTACATCAGCAAAGACATCCTCGAGAGGGCAGTCACCGCCGGATTCCCCAACGTCCAGCTTGAGACCGAGTGGGTTTCCCAGATGAACCAGGCAAAGCTTTCCGCTCCCGTCGTCGCCGGCCAGAAGGAGATCTGCGAGAAATACCACGAGGAGTACGGGCTCAACTGCGCCGTCAGGCAGACCATCCCCGACCAGCGTGAAGCCGACGCCGGTCTCCGCCCCGGAATGGATTCCGTCCACGCCTATCCCGAGAAGCTCTTCGAGTGCGCGGACATCGCATGCGAGAACGGCTGCGACAACCTTTCCATAGAATCCGTCGGAGGAAAAGAGTTCGCCGACTACGCCGTCACCAACGGAGACATAGTCGCGTTCCTGTTCGGAGTAGGATACCTCGGTTCCATCGATATGACCTGGCTCTGGCAGGAGCTCTCCAACATCGCCAAGAGGAACAGATGCATCGCCGGAGGAGACACCAACTGCTCCGGAGCGAACGTCTCGATGTTCATGGCAGGAGGAATGCTCGACCAGGATGTTCAGAGGACCTTCTCCGCCGTCACCCGTGCCATCTCCTCCGCCAGGACCTTGGCCGCATGGGAGTCCGGAGCCATCGGACCCGACAAGGACTGCGGATACGAGGGACCCATCGTCAAATCCATCGCCGGAAAGCCCACCGCCCAGGAAGGAAAGAACTGCCAGTGCGCCCACTGCGACCTTCAGGGAAACCTGATGGCTCAGTGCTGCGACCTTTGGTCCAACGAGTCCGTTGAGTACCACCCCGAGTTCGGAGGGACTTCCGTCCAGTGCTGGTTCGGATCTCTGGGATACGAGGCCGCTCTGATGAACACCGCCATCCAGACCCACCAGGAGAAGACTCTCAGGGACCTTTACATGTACGCTGACAGATACAGAGGCCCCGAAGGCTATGTCCTTGCCTATGACCACGCCTACGAGATCGGAAAGGTCATCGCCGAGAACGGAAATGACCTTTATCTCAGGTCGAAGGCAGCGGGAATGAAGGCCGTGGAGATCCTCCTCAAGGGATACGAGTCCAAGGAGCTCGGCCTTACCGCGAAGCAGCTGGACACCCTCCAGGACATCAACAAGAAGCTGTCCGCCCTCCCTGACGACACCGACAAGTTCGTCGATTACTGCGTCAAGGAGTACAAGGACGTCGTCCCCAACTTCAGCATGAAGAACTACGGCCTCTGA
- a CDS encoding cobalamin-dependent protein (Presence of a B(12) (cobalamin)-binding domain implies dependence on cobalamin itself, in one of its several forms, or in some unusual lineages, dependence on a cobalamin-like analog.), giving the protein MISIEGADFTKVLRRYDIDQQVELTPEEMAKKMLPKDEVFKKVAEEVLYMRLKTVGPVVMEALKSRDPLDVINNGLVAGMECVAKLYAEHVYYLPEIMMAAKTMEIGIAIAEKQVPGGRESKGTVVMHAVEGDPHDIGKNIAAVMVRSSGYNVIDLGRDVPVADFIDKVVESKPIFASGTALMTTTMAVFPVEAKLLQEKGINIPLMGCGGAVNREYANSYDLGIYSEKAPQTPLIAEKIRQGYDWKRVREEWDEIVKG; this is encoded by the coding sequence ATGATAAGCATCGAAGGCGCGGACTTCACAAAAGTCCTAAGGCGTTACGACATCGATCAGCAGGTGGAGCTCACCCCTGAGGAAATGGCAAAGAAAATGCTCCCCAAGGATGAGGTTTTCAAGAAAGTGGCCGAAGAAGTCCTCTACATGAGGCTCAAGACCGTCGGACCGGTCGTCATGGAGGCTCTCAAATCGAGGGACCCGCTCGACGTCATCAACAACGGTCTCGTCGCAGGAATGGAATGCGTCGCGAAACTGTACGCGGAGCACGTCTACTATCTCCCCGAGATCATGATGGCCGCCAAGACCATGGAAATCGGGATCGCCATCGCTGAGAAGCAGGTTCCCGGAGGAAGGGAGTCCAAGGGTACTGTAGTCATGCACGCCGTCGAAGGTGACCCCCACGATATCGGAAAGAACATCGCCGCTGTCATGGTCAGATCTTCCGGATACAATGTCATCGATCTGGGACGTGATGTGCCCGTCGCGGACTTCATCGACAAAGTCGTGGAATCCAAGCCTATCTTCGCCAGCGGAACCGCTCTGATGACCACCACCATGGCCGTGTTCCCCGTGGAAGCGAAGCTCCTTCAGGAGAAGGGAATCAACATCCCCCTGATGGGATGCGGAGGAGCCGTCAACAGGGAGTACGCCAACTCCTACGACCTCGGAATCTATTCCGAGAAGGCGCCTCAGACGCCCTTGATCGCGGAGAAGATCCGCCAGGGATACGACTGGAAGAGAGTCAGAGAAGAGTGGGACGAGATTGTAAAGGGGTGA